A stretch of the Parus major isolate Abel chromosome 15, Parus_major1.1, whole genome shotgun sequence genome encodes the following:
- the RNF185 gene encoding E3 ubiquitin-protein ligase RNF185 produces MASKGPTTSASTKSSSTGGTSGSSSSNGSGDNTNQDNTFECNICLDTAKDAVISLCGHLFCWPCLHQWLETRPNRQVCPVCKAGISRDKVIPLYGRGSTGQQDPREKTPPRPQGQRPEPENRGGFQGFGFGDGGFQMSFGIGAFPFGIFATAFNINDGRPPPAVPGTPQYVDEQFLSRLFLFVALVIMFWLLIA; encoded by the exons ATGGCAAGCAAAGGACCCACGACTTCTGCATCGACGAAGAGCTCCAGTACTGGAGGGACCAGTGGCAGCAGTAGCAGCAATGGTTCTGGGGACAACACTAATCAGGACAACACTTTTGAATGCAACATCTGTTTAGACACTGCTAAGGATGCAGTTATCAGCTTGTGTGGGCACCTCTTCTG TTGGCCTTGTTTACACCAG TGGCTAGAGACCAGGCCAAACAGACAAGTGTGTCCTGTATGCAAAGCAGGAATCAGTCGAGATAAAGTTATTCCTCTGTATGGAAGAGGCAGCACTGGGCAACAGGACCCCAG agagaaaactCCGCCACGACCCCAAGGACAGAGACCTGAACCAGAGAACAGAGGG GGATTCCAGGGCTTTGGGTTTGGTGATGGTGGCTTCCAGATGTCATTTGGAATTGGGGCGTTTCCCTTTGGTATATTTGCAACAGCCTTCAACATAAACGACGGGCGACCTCCTCCAG ctgttccagggacTCCTCAATATGTGGATGAGCAGTTCCTTTCCCGCCTCTTCCTGTTTGTGGCACTGGTGATAATGTTCTGGCTGTTGATTGCATAA
- the LIMK2 gene encoding LIM domain kinase 2 isoform X1 codes for MGSYLSAPAYFAPKDPFRCSECQDPLTNWYYEKDGKLYCHKDYWGKFGESCHGCSLLMTGPVMVAGEYKYHPECFACMSCKVIIEDGDTYALVQHSTLYCGKCHNQIVLTPMIEKHSTESLREQLPYTLTLISMPAATDGKRGFSVSVEGGCSSYATGVQVKEVNRMHISPDVRNAIHPADRILEINGAPIRTLQVEEVEELIRKTSQTLQLLIEHDPVSQRLDRLRLDSRLPTHIKTPMSPRSLSPLDIKENLEGTLRRRSLRRSNSISKSPGPSSPKEPLLLSRDISRSESLRSSSSCSQQIFRPCDLIHGEVLGKGFFGQAIKVTHKATGKVMVMKELIRCDEETQKTFLTEVKVMRSLDHPNVLKFIGVLYKDKKLNLLTEYIEGGTLKDFLRNADPFPWQQKVSFAKGIASGMAYLHSMCIIHRDLNSHNCLIKLDKTVVVADFGLSRLIVEERKKPMLEKPSAKKRTLRKSDRKKRYTVVGNPYWMAPEMLNGQSYDEMVDIFSFGIVLCEIIGQVYADPDCLPRTLDFGLNVKLFWEKFVPADCPPAFFPLAAICCRLEPESRPPFSKLEDSFEALSLYLGELAIPLPSELEELDHNVSVQYGLNRDKLPENTT; via the exons ATGGGAAGTTACTTGTCTGCTCCAGCTTACTTCGCTCCCAAGGATCCCTTTCG GTGCTCTGAATGCCAGGATCCCCTCACTAACTGGTACTATGAGAAGGATGGGAAGCTGTACTGTCACAAAGACTACTGGGGGAAGTTTGGGGAATCTTGCCAtggctgctctctgctgatGACTGGACCTGTGATG GTGGCTGGTGAATACAAGTATCACCCCGAGTGCTTTGCTTGTATGAGCTGCAAAGTGATCATCGAAGATGGAGACACTTATGCACTGGTGCAACATTCCACTCTCTACTG TGGAAAATGCCATAACCAGATTGTGCTGACACCGATGATAGAAAAGCACTCCACTGAGTCTCTGCGTGAGCAGCTGCCTTATACACTGACCCTCATCTCCatgccagcagccacagatgGCAAGAGGGGGTTCTCTGTGTCTGTTGAAGGTGGCTGCTCCAGCTATGCCACTGGTGTCCAGGTGAAAGA AGTTAACAGGATGCACATCAGCCCAGATGTCCGAAACGCCATCCACCCTGCAGATCGTATCCTGGAGATCAATGGAGCTCCCATTCGCACGTTACAGGTGGAGGAG GTGGAGGAACTGATTCGCAAGACAAGCCAGACCCTTCAGCTGCTGATAGAGCACGACCCTGTGTCGCAGCGCTTGGACAGGCTTCGCTTGGACTCGCGTCTTCCCACGCACATAAAGACACCCATGTCCCCACGCTCCCTGTCTCCACTGGACATCAAGGAGAACCTGGAAGGAACACTCCGACGACGCTCCCTCAG GCGAAGTAACAGCATTTCTAAGTCTCCCGGCCCCAGCTCTCCAAAGGAGCCGCTCCTCCTGAGCCGTGACATCAGTCGTTCTGAATCCCTGCgctcctcttccagctgctcccagcaaatCTTCCGGCCCTGTGACCTGATTCATGGTGAAGTTctaggaaaaggattttttggACAAGCAATCAAG GTGACTCACAAAGCAACAGGAAAGGTGATGGTGATGAAGGAGCTCATTCGTTGTGATGAGGAAACACAGAAGACTTTCTTGACAGAG GTGAAGGTGATGCGCAGCCTGGACCACCCCAATGTGCTGAAGTTCATTGGTGTGCTGTACAAGGACAAGAAGCTGAATCTCCTCACCGAGTACATTGAGGGGGGCACGCTGAAGGACTTCCTCCGCAATGCA GACccattcccctggcagcagaaggTCAGCTTTGCCAAAGGGATTGCCTCTGGAATG GCTTACTTGCACTCCATGTGCATCATTCACAGAGACCTGAATTCACACAATTGCCTGATCAAGCTG GATAAGACAGTGGTGGTGGCTGACTTTGGTCTGTCTCGGCTGATtgtggaggagaggaagaagccCATGTTGGAGAAGCCATCTGCCAAGAAACGGACGCTGCGCAAGAGCGACAGGAAGAAGCGCTACACGGTGGTTGGGAACCCGTACTGGATGGCCCCAGAGATGCTGAATG GACAGAGCTACGATGAGATGGTGgacattttttcatttgggaTTGTTCTCTGTGAG ATCATAGGCCAGGTTTATGCTGACCCAGACTGTCTCCCACGCACACTGGATTTTGGCCTTAATGTCAAGCTGTTCTGGGAGAAGTTTGTTCCTGCTGATTGTCCTCCAGCCTTTTTCCCTCTGGCTGCTATTTGCTGCAGACTGGAACCAGAGAGCAG GCCCCCTTTTTCCAAGCTGGAAGACTCCTTTGAAGCTCTGTCTCTGTACCTGGGAGAACTTGCCATCCCCCTTCCAtctgagctggaggagctggaccACAATGTGAGTGTGCAGTATGGGCTGAACCGTGACAAGCTACCTGAAAACACAACCTAG
- the LIMK2 gene encoding LIM domain kinase 2 isoform X2, protein MTGPVMVAGEYKYHPECFACMSCKVIIEDGDTYALVQHSTLYCGKCHNQIVLTPMIEKHSTESLREQLPYTLTLISMPAATDGKRGFSVSVEGGCSSYATGVQVKEVNRMHISPDVRNAIHPADRILEINGAPIRTLQVEEVEELIRKTSQTLQLLIEHDPVSQRLDRLRLDSRLPTHIKTPMSPRSLSPLDIKENLEGTLRRRSLRRSNSISKSPGPSSPKEPLLLSRDISRSESLRSSSSCSQQIFRPCDLIHGEVLGKGFFGQAIKVTHKATGKVMVMKELIRCDEETQKTFLTEVKVMRSLDHPNVLKFIGVLYKDKKLNLLTEYIEGGTLKDFLRNADPFPWQQKVSFAKGIASGMAYLHSMCIIHRDLNSHNCLIKLDKTVVVADFGLSRLIVEERKKPMLEKPSAKKRTLRKSDRKKRYTVVGNPYWMAPEMLNGQSYDEMVDIFSFGIVLCEIIGQVYADPDCLPRTLDFGLNVKLFWEKFVPADCPPAFFPLAAICCRLEPESRPPFSKLEDSFEALSLYLGELAIPLPSELEELDHNVSVQYGLNRDKLPENTT, encoded by the exons atGACTGGACCTGTGATG GTGGCTGGTGAATACAAGTATCACCCCGAGTGCTTTGCTTGTATGAGCTGCAAAGTGATCATCGAAGATGGAGACACTTATGCACTGGTGCAACATTCCACTCTCTACTG TGGAAAATGCCATAACCAGATTGTGCTGACACCGATGATAGAAAAGCACTCCACTGAGTCTCTGCGTGAGCAGCTGCCTTATACACTGACCCTCATCTCCatgccagcagccacagatgGCAAGAGGGGGTTCTCTGTGTCTGTTGAAGGTGGCTGCTCCAGCTATGCCACTGGTGTCCAGGTGAAAGA AGTTAACAGGATGCACATCAGCCCAGATGTCCGAAACGCCATCCACCCTGCAGATCGTATCCTGGAGATCAATGGAGCTCCCATTCGCACGTTACAGGTGGAGGAG GTGGAGGAACTGATTCGCAAGACAAGCCAGACCCTTCAGCTGCTGATAGAGCACGACCCTGTGTCGCAGCGCTTGGACAGGCTTCGCTTGGACTCGCGTCTTCCCACGCACATAAAGACACCCATGTCCCCACGCTCCCTGTCTCCACTGGACATCAAGGAGAACCTGGAAGGAACACTCCGACGACGCTCCCTCAG GCGAAGTAACAGCATTTCTAAGTCTCCCGGCCCCAGCTCTCCAAAGGAGCCGCTCCTCCTGAGCCGTGACATCAGTCGTTCTGAATCCCTGCgctcctcttccagctgctcccagcaaatCTTCCGGCCCTGTGACCTGATTCATGGTGAAGTTctaggaaaaggattttttggACAAGCAATCAAG GTGACTCACAAAGCAACAGGAAAGGTGATGGTGATGAAGGAGCTCATTCGTTGTGATGAGGAAACACAGAAGACTTTCTTGACAGAG GTGAAGGTGATGCGCAGCCTGGACCACCCCAATGTGCTGAAGTTCATTGGTGTGCTGTACAAGGACAAGAAGCTGAATCTCCTCACCGAGTACATTGAGGGGGGCACGCTGAAGGACTTCCTCCGCAATGCA GACccattcccctggcagcagaaggTCAGCTTTGCCAAAGGGATTGCCTCTGGAATG GCTTACTTGCACTCCATGTGCATCATTCACAGAGACCTGAATTCACACAATTGCCTGATCAAGCTG GATAAGACAGTGGTGGTGGCTGACTTTGGTCTGTCTCGGCTGATtgtggaggagaggaagaagccCATGTTGGAGAAGCCATCTGCCAAGAAACGGACGCTGCGCAAGAGCGACAGGAAGAAGCGCTACACGGTGGTTGGGAACCCGTACTGGATGGCCCCAGAGATGCTGAATG GACAGAGCTACGATGAGATGGTGgacattttttcatttgggaTTGTTCTCTGTGAG ATCATAGGCCAGGTTTATGCTGACCCAGACTGTCTCCCACGCACACTGGATTTTGGCCTTAATGTCAAGCTGTTCTGGGAGAAGTTTGTTCCTGCTGATTGTCCTCCAGCCTTTTTCCCTCTGGCTGCTATTTGCTGCAGACTGGAACCAGAGAGCAG GCCCCCTTTTTCCAAGCTGGAAGACTCCTTTGAAGCTCTGTCTCTGTACCTGGGAGAACTTGCCATCCCCCTTCCAtctgagctggaggagctggaccACAATGTGAGTGTGCAGTATGGGCTGAACCGTGACAAGCTACCTGAAAACACAACCTAG